Proteins co-encoded in one bacterium genomic window:
- a CDS encoding DUF5009 domain-containing protein produces the protein MDSGNRLLSQQNRLVSLDAFRGFTMILLVSEGFGIPFLTDSPSFGFIARQFTHHPWHGMYFWDLIQPFFMFIVGVAMPFSFAKRREHGETWNRSLLHVLRRSLTLLLLGVMLHCYYSGKLVWELWNVLTQLSVTYLVAFLFMRKPIRTQIIISFAILVFNYLAYRFIPVPGVTDPWLKDHNLGSFMDMVLMGKINRGGGWVTINFIGSTAHTMWGVVAGTVLKSSRPEMRKVKALAVAGVIGVLLGLAVDPLTPIVKRICTSSFIIESGGWSLLALALFYWLVDVKGYKKWTWFMVVVGMNPIFMYMFANFFGDWTRDFINIFTSPFLVPLGVAGKIILQNLGLLVFWYLAYWLYKNKIVIRI, from the coding sequence ATGGACAGCGGGAACAGACTCCTCTCACAGCAGAACCGTCTCGTATCGCTCGATGCGTTTCGCGGATTCACCATGATTCTCCTCGTTTCGGAAGGTTTCGGCATACCATTCCTGACCGACAGTCCCTCGTTTGGATTTATTGCCCGTCAGTTTACTCATCATCCCTGGCATGGCATGTATTTCTGGGACCTTATCCAGCCCTTTTTCATGTTCATCGTCGGTGTGGCCATGCCGTTCTCGTTCGCGAAACGCCGGGAGCACGGCGAGACATGGAACCGGTCGCTGCTCCATGTCTTACGGCGGTCGCTGACCCTCCTGTTACTCGGTGTGATGCTCCACTGCTATTACAGCGGGAAACTCGTGTGGGAACTGTGGAATGTCCTGACCCAGCTTTCGGTCACCTATCTGGTGGCGTTCCTGTTCATGCGTAAACCCATCAGAACGCAGATTATCATCTCGTTCGCCATCCTCGTGTTCAACTATCTTGCCTACCGTTTTATCCCCGTTCCCGGTGTAACCGATCCCTGGCTGAAGGATCACAACCTCGGCTCGTTCATGGACATGGTACTCATGGGCAAAATCAATCGCGGCGGCGGCTGGGTCACCATCAATTTCATCGGCTCGACCGCTCACACCATGTGGGGCGTCGTTGCCGGCACAGTGCTCAAAAGCAGCCGCCCGGAGATGCGGAAGGTCAAGGCGCTGGCTGTCGCCGGAGTGATCGGGGTTCTGCTCGGTCTTGCGGTCGATCCCCTGACCCCCATTGTCAAACGTATCTGCACGAGCTCGTTCATCATCGAGAGCGGCGGCTGGTCGCTCCTTGCGCTCGCCCTGTTCTACTGGCTCGTGGATGTGAAAGGATACAAAAAATGGACATGGTTCATGGTGGTCGTCGGCATGAACCCGATATTCATGTACATGTTTGCCAATTTCTTCGGTGACTGGACAAGGGATTTCATCAATATCTTCACATCGCCGTTTCTCGTCCCGCTCGGCGTTGCCGGAAAGATTATCCTCCAGAACCTCGGCCTTCTCGTGTTCTGGTACCTGGCATACTGGCTCTATAAGAATAAGATCGTGATAAGGATATGA
- a CDS encoding FKBP-type peptidyl-prolyl cis-trans isomerase, which produces MHTAQPLKTTLFMLVIVSLLMAACVKSDKKAGGPITLTTDIDKISYSIGTQIGTNFKQNKIEINTDILARAISDVMTDQKMALTEEEMQAVLDKFQTDMRAKMEASRNDELAANQAKASAFLAQNAAKPGITTLPDSLQYEVITEGTGPKPKDTDTVKVHYTGYLEDGTEFDSSYKRNEPAEFPLNSVIPGWTEALKLMKTGAKYKIYLPPQLGYGARGNQVIPPNSLLIFEIELIEIVKK; this is translated from the coding sequence ATGCACACAGCGCAGCCGTTGAAAACCACCCTCTTTATGCTTGTAATCGTATCCCTCCTGATGGCGGCATGCGTGAAAAGCGATAAAAAGGCCGGAGGCCCGATCACCCTGACCACTGATATCGACAAGATCAGCTACAGTATCGGGACCCAGATCGGTACCAACTTCAAACAGAACAAAATCGAAATCAACACGGATATTCTCGCCCGCGCCATAAGCGATGTCATGACCGATCAGAAGATGGCGCTTACCGAAGAAGAAATGCAGGCTGTGCTGGATAAATTCCAGACCGACATGCGGGCAAAAATGGAAGCCTCACGGAATGACGAACTTGCGGCGAATCAGGCCAAGGCAAGCGCCTTCCTCGCTCAGAACGCGGCCAAGCCCGGCATTACCACCCTGCCCGACAGTCTCCAGTACGAGGTCATTACCGAGGGTACCGGACCGAAACCGAAGGATACCGACACGGTCAAAGTGCATTATACCGGTTATCTCGAGGACGGGACCGAGTTCGACAGCTCATACAAACGCAACGAGCCTGCCGAATTCCCGCTCAACAGCGTGATTCCCGGCTGGACCGAAGCCCTGAAACTCATGAAAACCGGCGCTAAGTATAAAATCTACCTTCCGCCGCAGCTCGGTTACGGAGCACGGGGCAACCAGGTCATACCTCCCAATTCCCTGCTCATTTTCGAAATCGAGCTCATCGAAATTGTCAAAAAGTAA
- a CDS encoding DUF86 domain-containing protein, which produces MPRDYKVFLEDIIKASQNILDDTEGMTYAGFFSDRKTCDAVVRNLEIIGEAVKNIPESVRIEYPEIPWKRIAGLRDILIHEYFGVDKEIIWDVIQNKVPILEKAVRIILDT; this is translated from the coding sequence ATGCCAAGGGATTATAAAGTATTCCTCGAAGATATTATCAAAGCCTCTCAAAATATACTGGACGATACCGAGGGGATGACGTATGCCGGTTTTTTCTCGGATAGGAAAACGTGTGATGCTGTTGTCCGAAATCTTGAAATAATCGGCGAAGCAGTAAAAAACATACCTGAATCAGTCCGCATTGAATATCCTGAAATCCCGTGGAAACGAATTGCCGGCCTCCGCGATATTCTCATTCATGAATATTTCGGCGTGGATAAAGAAATCATCTGGGATGTCATTCAAAATAAAGTTCCGATACTGGAAAAAGCCGTCAGGATAATTCTCGATACGTAA
- a CDS encoding cytochrome c3 family protein: MRKLILLYAFMLAGVMGCSRAWVAPEITGVPPKNIPDPDRCGLCHQAEYNSWRKTVHATTPRIAAIPELPGGCAACHANVSSHIGNPDTVKPPHIPSLSGTDKNLICGKCHFNREIVGRKAINPRDRHGLFLSVGFESKAVQLDCLQCHRGHGGKSDMLRSMRANACFKCHKEAIITMGVFQPVNYLAAGKACFGCHTAHGGSAPGKLARMTVGIGVTCVICHPTLDLSKTGF; encoded by the coding sequence ATGCGAAAACTGATTCTTTTATATGCCTTCATGCTTGCGGGAGTCATGGGATGTTCCCGTGCATGGGTAGCACCGGAAATCACGGGCGTTCCACCGAAGAATATCCCCGACCCGGACCGGTGCGGACTCTGCCATCAGGCCGAATATAATTCCTGGCGGAAAACCGTGCACGCGACCACTCCCCGGATTGCCGCGATTCCGGAGTTGCCGGGGGGATGCGCTGCCTGTCATGCGAATGTTTCCAGCCATATCGGGAATCCCGACACGGTCAAACCTCCTCATATCCCGTCACTGAGCGGAACCGACAAGAATCTCATCTGCGGGAAATGTCATTTCAATCGTGAAATTGTCGGGAGAAAGGCCATCAATCCCCGCGACCGGCATGGGCTGTTCCTGAGTGTCGGATTTGAATCGAAAGCCGTTCAGCTCGACTGCCTCCAGTGCCACCGCGGCCATGGCGGGAAATCCGACATGCTCCGATCCATGAGGGCGAACGCCTGTTTCAAATGCCATAAGGAAGCCATCATCACCATGGGAGTGTTCCAGCCGGTGAATTATCTGGCTGCAGGGAAAGCCTGTTTCGGATGCCATACAGCCCATGGGGGAAGCGCTCCGGGAAAACTTGCGCGAATGACTGTCGGAATCGGGGTCACCTGCGTAATCTGCCATCCGACTCTTGATCTGAGTAAAACGGGCTTCTGA
- a CDS encoding nucleotidyltransferase family protein, whose amino-acid sequence MLTQADILREIEKHRETLKRFGVMKLGIFGSGARGETDSDSDLDFIVELGKKTFDDYMDTKEFLEGLFNRPVDLVLSDAIKPALRKKILEETVYAKGL is encoded by the coding sequence ATGCTGACACAGGCGGACATTTTACGGGAAATCGAGAAACACCGTGAAACACTCAAACGGTTCGGGGTCATGAAACTGGGAATATTCGGTTCGGGTGCACGCGGCGAAACCGACAGCGACAGTGATCTCGATTTTATAGTCGAATTGGGGAAAAAAACGTTTGACGATTACATGGACACCAAGGAGTTTCTCGAAGGACTGTTCAACCGGCCGGTCGATCTTGTTTTAAGCGATGCCATCAAACCGGCTCTTCGCAAAAAAATTCTTGAAGAAACTGTTTATGCCAAGGGATTATAA